AATAACGCCGGAACCCTAGTTAAGTCAGCAGGAGATGACCGTTTTGCCATTGATATTGTCTTTAACAACACAGGAACCGTTCAAGCCACCAATGGCATTTTAGACTTAGGGGGAGGTGGCGACCATAGTGGAGACTTTGAAGGAACCGCTACCTTAGAATTTGGAGGGGGAACCCATAACCTCAGTAGTAATACCACCGTCTCTGTTCCCAATGTTATTTTTAGTGCTGGCACAACCAATTTAGCGGGAGACTATGTCTTACCCAGTGGCGGTACCACAACCGTTTCAGGAGGAACAGCCAACTTTACGGGAACGATTACAGGTAATAGTATCGGCGATGTTACTCTCAGTTTTGGGACACTGAACCTAAGTACAGGGAGTGCAGTAACAGCCACCAGTCTTGTCCAAACAGGGGGAACTCTTACTGGTAGCGATGATTTGACTGTCACAGGAGACTTCGACTGGAACGGAGGAAACCAGAATGGTACAGGCACCACTGAAGTCGATGGCACTCTCACCTTTGGGGGAACCGGACAAAAGATTTTAGGAGCCTTTGGAGAGTCAAGAACCCTAGACATTAATAATGGGGCCATTTGGGAGACCACTGGTAACTTATTGTTACAAGGTGGCTCTATTATCAATAACAATGTGGGGTCAACCTTTAATATTCAAGAAGACAGCACGGGCTTTATTGGTATCTTGAATGGTGGTGCAGGGGGAGGAACCTTTAATAACGCCGGAACCCTAGTTAAGTCAGCAGGAGATGACCGTTTTGCCATTGATATTGTCTTTAACAACACAGGAACCGTTCAAGCCACCAATGGCATTTTAGACTTAGGGGGAGGTGGCGACCATAGTGGAGACTTTGAAGGAACCGCTACCTTAGAATTTGGAGGGGGAACCCATAACCTCAGTAGTAATACCACCGTCTCTGTTCCCAATGTTATTTTTAGTGCTGGCACAACCAATTTAGCGGGAGACTATGTCTTACCCAGTGGCGGTACCACAACCGTTTCAGGAGGAACAGCCAACTTTACGGGAACGATTACAGGTAATAGTATCGGCGATGTTACTCTCAGTTTTGGGACACTGAACCTAAGTACAGGGAGTGCAGTAACAGCCACCAGTCTTGTCCAAACAGGGGGAACTCTTACTGGTAGCGATGATTTGACTGTCACAGGAGACTTCGACTGGAACGGAGGAAACCAGAATGGTACAGGCACCACTGAAGTCGATGGCACTCTCACCTTTGGGGGAACCGGACAAAAGATTTTAGGAGCCTTTGGAGAGTCAAGAACCCTAGACATTAATAATGGAGCCATTTGGGAGACCACTGGTAACTTATTGTTACAAGGTGGCTCTATTATCAATAACAATGTGGGGTCAACCTTTAATATTCAAGAAGACAGCACGGGCTTTATTGGTATCTTGAATGGTGGTGCAGGGGGAGGAACCTTTAATAACGCCGGAACCCTAGTTAAGTCAGCAGGGGATGATAACTTCACTATTAACATTGATTTCAACAATACAGGGACAGTTTCAGCCAATAATGGTATTTTAACTTTCAGTGACAACTATACTCAAAGTGCAGGAGATACTCGCCTCGATGGTGGAAGCATTGTTGTTAGTTCTAATCCCCTGGATATTAATGCAGGGAATGTCTCTGGTTTTGGTAGTATTGATGGGGATATTGATAACGACGCAGGGAGGATTACCCCTGGTTTATCGGTAGGTGATATTGCAATGTTAAATATCACAGGGGACTATAGCGAAACCGATTTCTCTAACATTGACATTGAAATTGGTGGCCTCACTAATTTCGATATCCTTGATATTGACGGGACAGCAACTTTAGATGGTACTGTCAACGTTAGCTTGGTTAATGGTTTTACCCCAACCCTCGGTCAAACCTTTGAAATTATTACCTTTGATTCGGCTCCTGATATTGCCACGAATCTTTCCTTTAGTGGGTTAGATATTGGTGGAGGATTAGCATTCGCTCCTGTGTTTAATACCAATGACTTGAGCCTAGTCGTAGTAGAAACCGCAGCCTTATCTGTCAGTGATGTCATTATTTCAGAAGGAGATAATGGAACCACCAATGCAACCTTTAACGTTACCCTGAATGGTGAGACGGATGCCTTCGATGTTGATTTTGCAACAGTTGACAGCACGGCAACGGTGGCAGATGGTGACTATATAGCTAATAGTGGCACCCTAAGCTTTGATGGCACAGATGGTCAGACTCGCACCGTTACGGTTCAGGTGAATGGGGATAATAAGGTAGAGCTAAATGAAACCTTTGACCTCGTTCTCAGTAACCTTCAAGGTAATGGAACGTTACCAGTTCTCGTGTCTGGCACTGGCACTATCAATAATGATGATAGTGCTAACATCAGCATTGACAATGTGACCCAAAGTGAAGGAAATAATGGCACAACGCCTTTTACCTTTACTGTTACCCTCAACAATGAAGTGGATACTGGGTTATCAGTGGACTTTGCTACCGCCAATGGTTCAGCCACTGTGGCCAATAATGATTATCAAGCTACCAACGGAACCCTCAACTTTACAGGGAATGCAGGGGAAACCCAAACCATTACGGTTGACGTAGTCGGAGATACTACCGTTGAACCGGATGAAACGTTTGTGGTCAACCTCAATAACCTGCAAGCTAACGGACGGAATATTATTCTGAGTGACTCGCAAGGGATTGGAACCATTGAAAATGATGATGGAGCCAATCTTTCCATCACTAATGTTAACTTAGTCGAAGGAGATAATGGGACTCAGCAATTTGTCTTCAGCGTTACTCTCAGCAACACTATTAGTGGCGGTGCAACGGTTGATTTTACCACTGCTGACAACACAGCTACAACCACTGATAACGACTATACTGCCACCAGTGGCACGTTGACTTTTAGCGGTAATGCAGGGGAAGTTGAAACCATTACCGTTGACGTAATTGGAGATACTGAAGTAGAACTGAATGAAACCTTCTTGGTTAATCTTTCTAATGCGTCGTCAGGAGTAACCATTGCTGATGGACAGGGAACGGGAACCATTGTTAATGATGATGCTGCCAGCTTAAGTATTAGCGATGTCACTCTCAGCGAAGGAAACAACGGCACTCAACTCTATACCTTTACCGTCACCTTAGATGAAGCGGTTGATACAGGGTTTACGGTTGATTATGCTACAGCCAACAATACAGCTAGTATAGGAGATGGTGACTACACGGCGGTTAATGGCACTTTAAGCTTTGATGGAAACGCAGGGGAAACCCAAACCATTACGGTTGAAGTGAATGGAGATAACAAAGTAGAACTCGATGAAACCTTCTTTGTTAATCTCTCTAATCTACAAAACAGTGGTCGCAATGTTGTTATTACTGACGGACAAGGTGTTGGAACCATTAGCAACGACGATAGTGCTTCTTTGAGTATTAACAACGTCACTCAAAGCGAAGGGAACAGTGGCACCACTGCTTATACTTTCGATGTCACCTTAGATAACGAAGTGGACACAGGGTTATCCCTTGACTTTGACACAGCCGATAATACGGCAACCGTTGCTGATAATGATTACACGGCTAACAGTGGAACCCTCAACTTTACAGGGAATGCAGGAGAAGTCCAAACCATCACCGTTGAAGTGAATGGAGATACTAAGGTTGAACCCAATGAAGCGTTCTTGGTTAACCTGTCTAACCTCAATGCTAATGGCCGTGATGTAACGATTAGCGATGCTCAAGGCATTGGAACCATTGAAAACGATGATGGTGCCGGCTTCTCTATCAGTAACGCCACCGTAACAGAAGGGGATAATGGCACTCAAACCTTAACCTTTGATGTCACCCTCAATAATGCTGTTAGTGGTGGCGCAAGTGTGGACTTTGACACAGCAGACGGAACAGCCACCACAGCAGATGGGGATTATACGGCTAATAGTGGCACTCTAACCTTTGCTGGTAATGCAGGGGAAACCCAAACTATTACGGTTGAAGTGAATGGAGATAACAAGGTTGAACTCAATGAAACCATCTTGGTTAACCTTTCTAATGCCATCGGAGCCGATATTGTAGATGGACAGGGAACAGGAACCATTGTTAATGACGATAGTGCTTCTTTGAGTATTAACAACGTCACTCAAAGCGAAGGAAATAGTAACACCACTATCTTTACCTTCGATGTCACCCTAGATAACGCAGTGGATACAGGGTTATCCCTTGACTTTGACACAGCCGATAATACGGCAACCGTTGCTGATAATGATTACACGGCTAACAGTGGAACCCTCAACTTTACAGGGAATGCAGGGGAAGTCCAAACCATCACCGTTGAAGTTAATGGAGACACCATCGTTGAACCCAATGAAGATTTCTTGGTTAACCTGTCTAACCTCAATGCTAATGGCCGTGATGTAACGATTAGCGATGCTCAAGGCATTGGAACCATTGAAAACGATGATGGTGCCGGCTTCTCTATCAGTAACGCCACCGTCACCGAAGGGGATAATGGCACTCAAACCTTAACCTTTGATGTCACCCTCAATAATGCTGTTAGTGGTGGCGCAAGTGTGGACTTTGACACAGCAGACGGAACAGCCACCACAGCAGATGGGGATTATACGGCTAATAGTGGCACTCTAACCTTTGCTGGTAATGCAGGGGAAACCCAAACTATTACGGTTGAAGTGAATGGAGATAACAAGGTTGAACTCAATGAAACCATCTTGGTTAACCTTTCTAATGCCATCGGAGCCGATATTGTAGATGGACAGGGAACAGGAACCATTGTTAATGACGATAGTGCTTCTTTGAGTATTAACAACGTCACTCAAAGCGAAGGAAATAGTAACACCACTATCTTTACCTTCGATGTCACCCTAGATAACGCAGTGGATACAGGGTTATCCCTTGACTTTGACACAGCCGATAATACGGCAACCGTTGCTGATAATGATTACACGGCTAACAGTGGAACCCTCAACTTTACAGGGAATGCAGGGGAAGTCCAAACCATCACCGTTGAAGTTAATGGAGACACCATCGTTGAACCCAATGAAGATTTCTTGGTTAACCTGTCTAACCTCAATGCTAATGGCCGTGATGTAACGATTAGCGATGCTCAAGGCATTGGAACCATTGAAAACGATGATGGTGCCGGCTTCTCTATCAGTAACGCCACCGTAACAGAAGGGGATAATGGCACTCAAACCTTAACCTTTGATGTCACCCTCAATAATGCTGTTAGTGGTGGCGCAAGTGTGGACTTTGACACAGCAGACGGAACAGCCACCACAGCAGATGGGGATTATACGGCTAATAGTGGCACTCTAACCTTTGCTGGTAATGCAGGGGAAACCCAAACTATTACGGTTGAAGTGAATGGAGATAACAAGGTTGAACTCAATGAAACCATCTTGGTTAACCTTTCTAATGCCATCGGAGCCGATATTCTAGATGGACAGGGAACAGGAACCATCAACAACGATGATAGTGCATCTATCAGTATCAACAATGTTAGTCAAGCAGAAGGAAATAGTAACACCACTATCTTTACCTTCGATGTCACCCTAGATAACGCAGTGGATACAGGGTTATCCCTTGACTTTGACACAGCCGATGATACGGCAACCGTTGCTGATAATGATTACACAGCTAATAATGGCACCCTTAACTTTACAGGGAATGCAGGGGAAGTCCAAACCCTTACCGTTGAAGTTAATGGAGACACCATCGTTGAACCCAATGAAGATTTCTTGGTTAACCTGTCTAACCTCAATGCTAATGGCCGTGATGTAACGATTAGTGAGGCTCAAGGCATTGGAACCATTGAAAACGATGATGGTGCCGGCTTCTCTATCAGTAACGCCACCGTCACCGAAGGGGATAATGGCACTCAAACCTTAACCTTTGATGTCACCCTCAATAATGCTGTTAGTGGTGGCGCAAGTGTGGACTTTGACACAGCAGACGGAACAGCCACCACAGCAGATGGGGATTATACGGCTAATAGTGGCACTCTAACCTTTGCTGGTAATGCAGGGGAAACCCAAACTATTACGGTTGAAGTGAATGGAGATAACAAGGTTGAACTCAATGAAACCATCTTGGTTAACCTTTCTAATGCCATCGGAGCCGATATTGTAGATGGACAGGGAACAGGAACCATTGTTAATGACGATAGTGCTTCTTTGAGTATTAACAACGTCACTCAAAGCGAAGGAAATAGTGGCACCACTGCTTATACTTTTGATGTCACCTTAGATAACGAAGTGGACACAGGGTTATCCCTTGACTTTGACACAGCCGATGATACGGCAACCGTTGCTGATAATGATTACACAGCTAATAATGGCACCCTTAACTTTACAGGGAATGCAG
The nucleotide sequence above comes from Crocosphaera subtropica ATCC 51142. Encoded proteins:
- a CDS encoding Calx-beta domain-containing protein, translated to MALRQWDGDEGNGLWSFARNWDNDTPLADNDDIQIGAGFGTTIFNGQINGQNTLTIGTLTSQSALEVSAGTLTATNTFDVDDNLTISNGTLELNGTSTVNTFTQTGGTLQGSGVLTISGNAEWDGGNQRGTGITEVDGTLTFGGVGQKILGGSGESRTLEINNGAIWNTTSSLFLQGDSIINNNTGSTFDIQEDSTGFIGIFNSIGTNNTFNNAGTLVKSAGDDRFIIDIVFNNTGTVQATNGILDLGGGGDHSGDFEGTATLEFGGGTHNLNSGSSVTASDVDITGGTVNVNTGATYNTNRTDVSFGTWEIANAATIGTGSQSGGTITGAGNLQVTGDFDWNGGNQNGTGTTEVDGTLTFGGTGQKILGAFGESRTLDINNGAIWETTGNLLLQGGSIINNNVGSTFNIQEDSTGFIGILNGGAGGGTFNNAGTLVKSAGDDRFAIDIVFNNTGTVQATNGILDLGGGGDHSGDFEGTATLEFGGGTHNLNSGSSVTASDVDITGGTVNVNTGATYNTNRTDVSFGTWEIANAATIGTGSQSGGTITGAGNLQVTGDFDWNGGNQNGTGTTEVDGTLTFGGTGQKILGAFGESRTLDINNGAIWETTGNLLLQGGSIINNNVGSTFNIQEDSTGFIGILNGGAGGGTFNNAGTLVKSAGDDRFAIDIVFNNTGTVQATNGILDLGGGGDHSGDFEGTATLEFGGGTHNLNSGSSVTASDVDITGGTVNVNTGATYNTNRTDVSFGTWEIANAATIGTGSQSGGTITGAGNLQVTGDFDWNGGNQNGTGTTEVDGTLTFGGTGQKILGAFGESRTLDINNGAIWETTGNLLLQGGSIINNNVGSTFNIQEDSTGFIGILNGGAGGGTFNNAGTLVKSAGDDRFAIDIVFNNTGTVQATNGILDLGGGGDHSGDFEGTATLEFGGGTHNLSSNTTVSVPNVIFSAGTTNLAGDYVLPSGGTTTVSGGTANFTGTITGNSIGDVTLSFGTLNLSTGSAVTATSLVQTGGTLTGSDDLTVTGDFDWNGGNQNGTGTTEVDGTLTFGGTGQKILGAFGESRTLDINNGAIWETTGNLLLQGGSIINNNVGSTFNIQEDSTGFIGILNGGAGGGTFNNAGTLVKSAGDDRFAIDIVFNNTGTVQATNGILDLGGGGDHSGDFEGTATLEFGGGTHNLSSNTTVSVPNVIFSAGTTNLAGDYVLPSGGTTTVSGGTANFTGTITGNSIGDVTLSFGTLNLSTGSAVTATSLVQTGGTLTGSDDLTVTGDFDWNGGNQNGTGTTEVDGTLTFGGTGQKILGAFGESRTLDINNGAIWETTGNLLLQGGSIINNNVGSTFNIQEDSTGFIGILNGGAGGGTFNNAGTLVKSAGDDNFTINIDFNNTGTVSANNGILTFSDNYTQSAGDTRLDGGSIVVSSNPLDINAGNVSGFGSIDGDIDNDAGRITPGLSVGDIAMLNITGDYSETDFSNIDIEIGGLTNFDILDIDGTATLDGTVNVSLVNGFTPTLGQTFEIITFDSAPDIATNLSFSGLDIGGGLAFAPVFNTNDLSLVVVETAALSVSDVIISEGDNGTTNATFNVTLNGETDAFDVDFATVDSTATVADGDYIANSGTLSFDGTDGQTRTVTVQVNGDNKVELNETFDLVLSNLQGNGTLPVLVSGTGTINNDDSANISIDNVTQSEGNNGTTPFTFTVTLNNEVDTGLSVDFATANGSATVANNDYQATNGTLNFTGNAGETQTITVDVVGDTTVEPDETFVVNLNNLQANGRNIILSDSQGIGTIENDDGANLSITNVNLVEGDNGTQQFVFSVTLSNTISGGATVDFTTADNTATTTDNDYTATSGTLTFSGNAGEVETITVDVIGDTEVELNETFLVNLSNASSGVTIADGQGTGTIVNDDAASLSISDVTLSEGNNGTQLYTFTVTLDEAVDTGFTVDYATANNTASIGDGDYTAVNGTLSFDGNAGETQTITVEVNGDNKVELDETFFVNLSNLQNSGRNVVITDGQGVGTISNDDSASLSINNVTQSEGNSGTTAYTFDVTLDNEVDTGLSLDFDTADNTATVADNDYTANSGTLNFTGNAGEVQTITVEVNGDTKVEPNEAFLVNLSNLNANGRDVTISDAQGIGTIENDDGAGFSISNATVTEGDNGTQTLTFDVTLNNAVSGGASVDFDTADGTATTADGDYTANSGTLTFAGNAGETQTITVEVNGDNKVELNETILVNLSNAIGADIVDGQGTGTIVNDDSASLSINNVTQSEGNSNTTIFTFDVTLDNAVDTGLSLDFDTADNTATVADNDYTANSGTLNFTGNAGEVQTITVEVNGDTIVEPNEDFLVNLSNLNANGRDVTISDAQGIGTIENDDGAGFSISNATVTEGDNGTQTLTFDVTLNNAVSGGASVDFDTADGTATTADGDYTANSGTLTFAGNAGETQTITVEVNGDNKVELNETILVNLSNAIGADIVDGQGTGTIVNDDSASLSINNVTQSEGNSNTTIFTFDVTLDNAVDTGLSLDFDTADNTATVADNDYTANSGTLNFTGNAGEVQTITVEVNGDTIVEPNEDFLVNLSNLNANGRDVTISDAQGIGTIENDDGAGFSISNATVTEGDNGTQTLTFDVTLNNAVSGGASVDFDTADGTATTADGDYTANSGTLTFAGNAGETQTITVEVNGDNKVELNETILVNLSNAIGADILDGQGTGTINNDDSASISINNVSQAEGNSNTTIFTFDVTLDNAVDTGLSLDFDTADDTATVADNDYTANNGTLNFTGNAGEVQTLTVEVNGDTIVEPNEDFLVNLSNLNANGRDVTISEAQGIGTIENDDGAGFSISNATVTEGDNGTQTLTFDVTLNNAVSGGASVDFDTADGTATTADGDYTANSGTLTFAGNAGETQTITVEVNGDNKVELNETILVNLSNAIGADIVDGQGTGTIVNDDSASLSINNVTQSEGNSGTTAYTFDVTLDNEVDTGLSLDFDTADDTATVADNDYTANNGTLNFTGNAGEVQTLTVEVNGDTIVEPNEDFLVNLSNLNANGRDVTISEAQGIGTIENDDVPSGPIEINGTPGRDNLIGTAESEIITGFAGSDMLTGMGGGDVFAFQNVDDGLDLISDFELGLDVIDLSQLLSNDTDFNPFGQNPLDLGYVQIGSFAGFTTIGIDIDGSAGANSYVRTLAVVQGTGVDPNTLNDPNNFIFASALD